In Acidimicrobiales bacterium, the following proteins share a genomic window:
- a CDS encoding helix-turn-helix domain-containing protein: KAVWGWAYGDTTTITVHIRRLREKIEVEPSHPTRIVTVWGLGYRFEP; the protein is encoded by the coding sequence TGAAGGCAGTGTGGGGCTGGGCCTACGGTGACACCACAACGATCACCGTCCATATCCGGCGCCTCCGCGAGAAGATCGAAGTCGAGCCGTCGCATCCGACCCGGATCGTGACCGTCTGGGGCCTCGGCTACCGGTTCGAGCCGTGA
- a CDS encoding HAMP domain-containing sensor histidine kinase, translating into MASRLNRGVLVIGRMAAGLGQQSSRMPPAEPVQTRELSALATQLHRVGEELHASILRERSLEASRRELVAWISHDLRTPLAGIRAVIEALQDGVVTDAVTVRRYHEIIGTEVDRLSGMVDDLFRLSRIHDGLTNLRVEAASLGDLVSDALSVAAPAAEARQINLRGHVPDRDVRCRWPRPSSSGSCATCSTTPSATRPPAGRYPWTPRRDQIRRSFGCATAAEAYPRWISSGSSMSATAGTSPVAPALGGRARLGLAIAQGLVAAHGGQIDVDNEERGCCFTVRLPAARPLLTG; encoded by the coding sequence ATGGCCTCGCGCCTCAACAGGGGCGTCCTGGTCATCGGACGGATGGCGGCGGGCCTCGGCCAGCAGTCGTCCCGGATGCCGCCCGCCGAACCGGTGCAGACCCGCGAGCTTTCGGCCCTGGCCACCCAGCTGCACCGGGTAGGGGAGGAGCTGCACGCGTCGATCCTGCGCGAACGCTCCCTCGAGGCCTCCCGGCGGGAGCTGGTGGCGTGGATATCGCATGACCTCCGTACTCCTCTGGCCGGGATCCGGGCCGTGATCGAGGCATTGCAGGACGGGGTGGTGACCGATGCCGTGACTGTGAGGCGCTACCACGAGATCATCGGGACGGAGGTCGACCGCCTGAGCGGCATGGTGGACGACCTGTTCCGGCTGAGCCGGATCCACGACGGGCTCACCAACCTGCGGGTGGAGGCCGCCTCGCTCGGGGACCTGGTCTCCGACGCCTTGTCCGTCGCCGCGCCGGCCGCTGAGGCCCGGCAGATCAATCTCCGCGGCCACGTCCCGGACAGGGATGTCAGGTGTCGGTGGCCCCGACCGAGTTCCTCCGGGTCCTGCGCAACCTGCTCGACAACGCCCTCCGCCACACGCCCGCCGGCGGGGAGATATCCGTGGACGCCCAGGCGGGACCAGATCAGGCGGTCGTTCGGGTGCGCGACGGCTGCGGAGGCATACCCGAGGTGGATCTCGAGCGGGTCTTCGATGTCGGCTACCGCGGGGACCTCGCCCGTAGCCCCGGCCCTGGGCGGCAGGGCGAGGCTGGGACTGGCCATCGCCCAGGGACTGGTGGCCGCGCACGGCGGTCAGATCGACGTTGACAACGAGGAGCGCGGGTGCTGCTTTACCGTTCGCCTGCCCGCGGCGCGTCCGCTCTTGACCGGGTGA